The following is a genomic window from Amycolatopsis australiensis.
CCCGGAACAGCACGTCTACCTCGACCACCGGCAGTCCGCGCACCCGGACGAGCCGATCCCGGTCGGCTGGGTCCACACCCTGGAGGACGTGTACGCCTACGAGCCGGCGCTGACCGAGCCGCGGCTGCGCGGCGTGCAGGCCCAGGTGTGGAGCGAGCACCTGGACAGCGTCCGGCGCGTCGACTACATGGCTTTCCCGCGGCTGTCGGCGTTCGCGGAGGCCGCGTGGAGCAGCGGACCCCGCGACTACGCCGAGTTCCTGCCCCGGCTGCGGGACCACCACCTGCCGCGGCTGGACGCGCTCGGCGTCGAGTACCGCCCGCTGGACGGCCCGCTGCCCTGGCAGACCCGGCCGGGCGTGCCGGGCCGGCCGCGCTAGGTGTAGAGACCATGGACGTTGTTGACGGTTGAGCGGCGCGTCGGGTTGATCATGACGAAGACCTCCGTGTGCGGTGCTGGTGTCTGAGGCCATCACCGAACACAACGGAAGTCTTCGTGCCCCACCGCATTGCCCGGTTGACCCTGCCCGGCCGCAGGTTACTGATCGACCGTGTCACCGCTGGGCGCCCGGTCGCCCATGTGACCGCCGAGCTGGGTATCTCCCGCGCCACCGGCCACAAGTGGGTCCGCCGCTACCGCGAGCACGGCGAGGCCGGCCTGCGTGACCGCTCCAGCAAGCCCCAGCACTCACCCACCCGCATCCCCGCGGCAACCGAGCAGCAGATCATCGACCTGCGCCGGACCCGCAGGCTGGGCCCGGCCCGCATCGCCGGGATCCTCGACCTGCACGCCTCGACGGTCCACCGCGTCCGCCGACGCGCCCGCTACGGAACCCGCGTCGGCTACGAGTACGTCCACTGCGCCATCGACGACCACACCCGCCTCGCCTACGCCGACATCCACCCCGCCGAAACCGCCGCCACCTGCGCCGGCTTCCTCCGCCGCGCCGCCACCGCCCTGGCCGAACTGGGCAACGACCGAATCGAACGGGTCATGACCGACAACGCCCTGACCTGCCGTCGCTCCCACGCCTGGCGCGACGCCCTCACCGCGCCCTCACCGCCTCGGCGCCGAACCGCGCTGCACCCGCCGCTACCGGCCCCAAACCGCCCTCACCGAAGAATGGGCCTACGCCCAACCCTTCACCAGCTCACACCACCGCGCCAAAGCACTGCCACAGTTCCTGAACCGCCACAACCACCACCGCGCCCACACCCCACTCGACGGAAAACCACCCATCACCCGCGTCGACAACCTCACAGGGCACTCCAGCTAGGCGGGCTGCCAGAGCTCGACGCGGTTGCCCTCAGGGTCGGTGACCCAGCCGAAGCGGCCGACGCCGGCCATGTCCTGGACGTCGTCGGCCACCTCGGCGCCTCGGGCCCGCAGCTGGGCGAGCATGGCGTCGAGATCGCGGACCCGGAAGTTGAGCATGACCTGCTGGGTCCGGGAGCCGAAGTAGTCCGTCTCGGCTTCGAAGGGCGCGAAGACGGTGGGGCCCGCCTCCTGCTGCCAGACGCCGGTCGCGTCGAGCTCGAGGCCGAGGCAGTCCCGGTACCAGGCCCCCAGGGCCGCCGGGTCCGCCGCGCGGATGAAGTAGCCGCCGATGCCGAGCACGCGTTCCATGCCGTGATCCTGCCACCCGCCGCCGCCCGAGGCACCGGTGTGCGTGAGGCCCATGTATAGGTCGTTATACGTGGGTCAGGCGGTACCAGACTTCGGGGCGGCCGACCTGGCCGTAGCGGGGTTCGCGCTGGGCCAATCCGTTGTCGGCCAGGTACTCGAGGTACCGGCGGGCCGTGACGCGGGACGCGCCGATCGCGCTCGCCGCCGCGGCGGCCGAAAGTCCTTCCGCGGCGCCGGAAAGGGCGTCGCGGATCGCTTCCAGGGTCTGGACGCTCATTCCTTTCGGCAGGGGTGGCTGCTCGGTGGTCCGCAGGGCGCCGAGGGCGCGGTCGATCTCGGCCTGGCCGGTGACTTCGCCGGAGGCGTCGCGGAATTCCGCGTAGCGTTCCAGTTTTTCGCGCAGGGTGGCGAAGGTGAACGGCTTCAGCAGGTACTGCACCACCCCGGCCGAGACCGCGGCCTTCACCAGGCCCAGATCGCGCGCCGACGTCACGGCGATGACGTCGATCGGCAGCCCGGCCGCGCGCAGCGAGCGGCACACGGCCAGGCCGTGCGTGTCGGGTAGGTAGAAGTCGAGGAGCACGAGGTCGACCGGCTCGCGTTCGCAGAACCGCAGGGCCTCGCCGCCGGAATGGACGACTCCGGCGACCGAGAACCCGGGCAGCCGTTCGACGTACACGCGGTGCGCCTCCGCGGCCACTGGTTCGTCCTCCACCACCAGCACCCGGATCACCGGTCCGCCTCCTGCCGCGGCAGCCGCACGGTGAACACCGCGCCCGTGTCCCGGCCGACGTCGACCGTGCCGCCGTAGCGGCGCACCGCCTGCCCGACCAGCGCCAGCCCGAGGCCGTGGCCGTCCCCGGCCTTGGTCGACCAGCCGCGCCGGAACACGTCGACGTCCTCGGGCACGCCGGGCCCGGAGTCGGCGACGCGCAGCAGCAGCCCGTCCTCGCCGGAGCGGGCGGTGACGACGACCTTCGGGTGGCCGGTGCCGCGCACGGCCGCCTCGAGGCCGTTGTCGATCAGGTTGCCGAGGATGGTCACCAGGTCGCGGGCCTCGATGCCGGGCGAGACGTCGTCGATCACGGTGTCCGGGGTGATGGTCAGCTCGACCCCGCGCTCGCTGGCCTCGGCGGCCTTGCCGAGCAGGAGCGCGGCGAGCACCGGCTCGGCGACGGCGCCGACGACCCGGTCGGTCAGCTCCTGGGCGAACGCCAGCTCGGCCGTGGCGAACTCGACGGCCTGCTCGGGCTTGCCGATCTCCACCAGGGAAACGACGGTGTGCAGCCGGTTCGCGGCCTCGTGCGCCTGGGATCGCAGCGCCTCGGCCAGGCCACGCGCGGTGGTCAGTTCGCCGGTCAGCGTCTGCAGTTCCGTGTGGTCGCGCAGGACGACGACGGTGCCTTGCGCGCGGCCGCCCGAGCGCACCGCGGTCGTGCTGACCAGCAGCACGCGGGAGTCGGTCAGGTGCAGCTCCTCGGCGCGGTGCTCCGCCGACGTGAGCGCGTGCGCCAGCTCGTCCCGCAGTCCCAGGGACGCCAGGTCGCGCCCGACCGGGTCGGTGTCGAGCCCGAGGAGCGTGCGCGCACCGTCGTTGCACAGCCGGATCCGCCCGTCCCGGCCGACGAGCAGCACACCTTCGCGGACCGAGTGCAGCACGGCCTCGTGGTATTCGAAGAGGTTGCTCAGCTCGTCCGGCGCGATCCCGCGGGTCTGGCGCCGCAGCCGGGCGCTGATCAGCCAGCCGCCGAGCACACCGACGACCAGCACCGCGCCGGCGACGCCGAACAAGGGCCAGAGCCGTTCACGCAGCTCCGCCGTGATCGCCGCGACGGTGATCCCGACGGCGACCAGCGCGACCACCCGCTGTCCCGGCCCGAACACCGGGACGACCGTGCGCACCGACGGGCCGAGCGAGCCGGTGTAGGTCTCGGTGTGCTCCTGGCCGCGCTGCGCCTGCTCGATCGTGCCGATGTAGTGGCGCCCGATCAGCGCCGGGTTCGGGTGGGTGTAGCGGATCCCGTCCGGACTCATGATCGTGATGAAGTCGACGCCGGTGTCGGCCTGCACCCGGACCGCGAACGGCTGCAGCGTCGCGCTCGGGTTCGCCGACCCGGCCGCGGAAGCAACAGTCGGCGCGTCGGCCACGGCTTCGGCGATCGCGCGGACCTGGTCGCGCGCGTTCTCCTCCACCGCCCGCCGCGCGTCCAGCCAGGCGAACGTGATCCCGGCGCCGGCGAGCACGCAGAGCATCGCCAGCTGCAGGACCAGCAGCTGGCGGGCCAGGCTCCAGCGGGACCGCGACGTCGGGGACACCTCCTCATACCAGCACACGCCCGCTCCGGTGTCCGAAGGGGACGGTGCAGGCGGGCGCGAACTCAATGAACACAAGTGAGCCGGATCACCGGAGTGCGCCTACAGTGTGCCGCAACCTGGAACACCCCTGAGCTGGAGGCAACGGTGCCGACCCCACCGACCCCCGACACGGCCCCGCGCCGGCGGGACAAGACCCACTACCTGTACCTGGCCGTGATCGTCGCGGTCCTGCTCGGGATTCTCGTGGGCTTCCTCTTCCCCGGCTTCGCCAAGGGCCTCAAGCCCCTCGGCGACGGCTTCGTCAACCTGATCAAGATGATGATCTCCCCCATCATCTTCTGCACGATCGTCATCGGCGTCGGCTCGGTCGCGAAGGCGGCCAAGGTCGGCAAGGTGGGCGTGCTCGCGCTCGGCTACTTCATCGTCATGTCGACCTTCGCCCTCGCGATCGGGCTCGTCGTCGGCAACATCCTGCACCCGGGCACCGGGCTGCACCTCAACCCCGCCGACGTGAAGAGCGTCCAGAAGTCCGCCAGCGGGGCCGAAGGCCCGGTCGACTTCCTGCTCGGCATCATCCCGAAGACGTTCGTCTCGGCCTTCACCGAAGGCCAGGTGCTGCAGACGCTGCTGGTCGCGCTGCTCGTCGGGTTCGCGCTGCAGAAGCTGGGCCCGAAGGGCGCGCCGATCCTGCGCGGGGTGGAGCACCTCCAGCGGCTGGTGTTCCGGGTGCTGGCGATGATCATGTGGGCCGCGCCGATCGGCGCGTTCGGCGCGATCGCCGCGGTGGTCGGCGCGACCGGCTGGGCGGCGTTGAAGAGCCTCGCCGTGATCATGATCGGGTTCTACGTGACCTGCCTGGTGTTCGTGTTCGTCGTGCTCGGCATCGTGCTGTGGCTCGGCGCGCGGGTGAACATCTGGCATCTGCTGCGCTACCTCGGCCGCGAGTTCCTGCTGATCCTCTCGACGTCGTCGTCGGAGTCGGCGCTGCCGCGGCTGATCGCGAAGATGGAGCACCTGGGCGTCGACAAGTCCGTCGTCGGCATCACCGTGCCCACCGGGTACTCGTTCAACCTGGACGGCACGGCGATCTACCTGACGATGGCGACGCTGTTCGTCGCCGCCGCGCAGGACGAGCCGCTGTCGATCGGCGCCCAGATCGGCCTGCTGGTGTTCATGATCATCGCGTCGAAGGGCGCGGCGGGCGTCAGCGGCTCCGGCATCGCGACCCTGGCCAGCGGCCTGCAGTCGCACCGGCCGGAGCTGGTCAACGGCGTCGGGTTCATCCTCGGCATCGACCGGTTCATGTCGGAGGCCCGCGCGCTGACCAACTTCGCCGGCAACGCCGTCGCGACCGTCCTCATCGGAAACTGGACGAAAGAGTTCGACCGCGAGCAGGCCCGGCGCGTGTTCGCCGGGCAGGCGCCGTTCGACGAAGCGACGATGGTCGACGAGGAGCGCCGGCCGGAACCCGCACCGGCCGCGGCGAGGTAACCCCAGGCGTTCGTGCTCACTGCCCCCGCTGAGCACGAGCCACGACGGGCCGCTGCGCGAGTTTTCCCCGACCTCGCGCAGCGGCCCGTTTCCCCGTCTTCAGACGGCGTCGTAGGCGACGCGCGCCGCGGCGATGTCGTCGCGGTGCCGTTCCGCCCAGCCGAGCAGGCCGTTCAGCGACTGGTACAGCTCTTTGGCCATCGGCGTGGCTTCGTACTCCACCCGTGGCGGGACCGTGGGGTAGATCGTGCGCTTCAGCAGGCCGTCCCGCTCGAGGTTGCGCAACGTCAGGGTCAGCATCCGGCGGCTGATCCCCTCGACCGAGCGCTCCAGCTCGGTGAACCGCACCGGCCCGCGGATGGCCTCCAGGAGGATGCCGATCGCCCACTTGCCGCTGATCCGGTTGATGACCTCCAGCACCGTGCAGACGTCGAGTTTCTCCGGGTCGATCTCGGTGACCTGGACGGGTACATCGATGTTCCCCTGGGACATGAAAGTGCCTCCTTCCGGGCGCCCCCATGGTCACACATGATGGGCACTGTTACAAGAAGTGCCCTGGCAACGACCAGGGAGAACACTCGACTGGAGGGGCCTCACATGGCCGAGAACCATCCCACCCGCTCCCGCGGCCTCGCACTGGCGGTGCTGTGCGCCGCGTCGCTGATGGTCGTGCTCGACAGCAGCATCGTCGCGGTGGCGCTGCCGGCCATCCAGGCCGACCTCGGCTTCACGCCCGCCGGCCTCGCCTGGGTGGTCACGGCGTACCTGGTCGCCTTCGGTGGCCTGCTCCTGATCTCCGGGCGGCTCGGCGACCTGGCCGGCCGCCGTCGCGTCTTCCTCGGCGGGCTCGGCCTCTTCACAGCGGCGTCACTGGTCGCGGGCCTGGCGACGGACGCCGGGGTGCTCGTCGTCTCGCGGTTCGTCCAGGGCGTCGGCGGGGCGCTCGCCTCCGCCGTGGTGCTGGGCATGATCGTCACGATGTACCCCGAGCCGCGGGCGCGGGCGAAGGCGATCGGCGTGTACAGCTTCACTCAGGCGGCGGGCGCGTCGATCGGGCTCATCGCGGGCGGGGCGCTGACGCAGGCGCTGAGCTGGCATTGGACGTTCTACGTCAACCTGCCGATCGGCGTGGCCGCGCTGCTGCTGGCGGTCCGCGTGGTCGAGCCCGACCGCGGCACCGGGCTGCGCGCGGGTCTGGACGTGCTCGGCGCCGTGCTGGTCACCGCGGCCGTGATGCTCGGGGTGTACGGGATCTCGTCGTCGGCGTGGGGGGCGCAGGTGGCGGCGCTGGGGCTGCTGGCCGCGTTCGTCGTGCGGCAGGCGAAGGCGCGTACGCCGCTGTTGCCGCTGCGGCTGTTCCGGATCCGCGCGGTGACCGGCGCGAACCTGGTGATGGTGCTGATGGTCGCCGGGATGCTGGGCTTCCAGTTCGTCACGGCGTTGTACCTGCAGCAGGTGCTCGGCCTCGACGCGCTGCGCACCGGCGTCGCGTTCCTGCCGGTGCCGCTGGTGATCGCCGTGGCGTCGCTGGGCTTCGCGGACAAGCTGGCCGCGCGGTTCGGCCGGCGGGCGGTGCTGCTGTCCGGGCTGGGGCTGGTGATCGCCGGCTTGCTGCTGCTGACCCAGGCCGGCGACGACTACTTCACCGGTGTGCTGCCGCCGCTGCTGGTGATGGGCCTCGGCGCGGGCGCGGCACTCCCGGCGCTGATGGGGCTGGCGATGTCGGACGTCGACGGCGCGGACGCGGGCGTGGCCTCCGGCCTGATCAACACGACCCAGCAGGTGGGCGCGGCGATCGGGACGGCGGTGCTGGCGACGGTGGCGGCGGCCCGGACGTCGAGCCTGTCCGGAGTGGACCACCGCGAGGCGCTGGCGTCGGGATTCCGGCTGGCGTACGGCGTCAGCGCGGGCTTCCTGCTGGCCGCGGTGGCGCTGGGCGCGCTGGTCCTGACCCGCCGCTCCCGCCGCGTGCCGGCTCCCGAGGTCTGCGTCGCCGGCCAAGCCTGACCCCCAGCGCCCCAAGGCGGCCTTGGTTGCGTCCCACGCACCGAAGGCCGCCTTGGGTGCGTCTGACGCACCGAAGGCCACATTGGGGCGCTCGGGACCGGGGTCAGGACAGGTAGGTCCGGAGGCCGCGGTGGCCCCGCCGCATCATCAGCGCGTGGTTCGCGCGGAACAGCGGCCGGGCCACCGCGTCGAGCCGCCGCAGCAGCTCCTTGCGAGCCTGGACTTCCTGGGTGATCTCCAGGAGCGTGCCCGCGCCCGCCGCGCGGACCGCTCCCGCGAGCACCCCGTCGAGGTCGCCGCTCAGCCGGACCCGCATCAGGCCCGCCCGTTCGTCTTGGTGGTCGCGGTGCATCCGGACGACCAGGCGGAACGGGAGCCGGGACCGGCAGACCAGCTCGGCGGTGTCGTCGTCCACGCGGCGCACCGCGCGGACGTCCGACCACCACCGCGGGTAGCCGGCGACGTCGGTGACCGCGCCGAACACCCGCCCGGGCGCGATCCCGGGCAGCAGCCACTCGCTGCGGAACCGGTAGCGCGCGTCCGTCATGCTCGTCAGACCTGCGCGGAGACCAGCTTCCGGCCGTCCACCGTGACGATGTCGACCGACTTCACGTCGTCGGGCGCGACCAGCGCGGACCCGTCGAGCGAGAAACCCTGGCTCTCCCACTTCTCGGACACCTGCCAGCTGCCGGCCGTCACGGCCCGGCCGCCCTTGGTCGTGACCTGCAGCAGGCACTTCTCCCCGGCCTGGACGCCCTTCACCGCCACGTTCACCCGGACCCAGCCCTGGAACGGGCTCACCGACGCGGCCAGCTGCACGCCGGTCGCGGAGTCGGTCGCCCGCACGTCCTTCGTCCCGGGCACCACCGTCGACGGAATCGGCACCGCGATGTCGGTGGACGACGTCTGCCGCCCCACCAGGATGCCGCCGCCGAGCGCGGCCACCACCAGCACCGCCGCGGCGACCAGGGCCAGGCCCCGGCGGGACGAGCGGCCAGAGCGGCCCGAGCGGGCCGGCGCCGCCGCTTCTTCTTCGCGCACCCGGCGCAGGGTCTTCTGCAGCAGCAGGTCGCCGCCTTCGGGCGGCCCGTCGAGGAACGCCTCGGGCGGCACCTCGTCGAGCGAGTCGCGCAGGGCGACCAGGTCGTTCAGATCGAACCGGCACTGCGCGCAGGTCTGCAGGTGCCGCCGTTCGAAGTCGGCCGCCTCCGCCGGGTCGAGCGCGCCGAGGGCGTACGCGCCGAGCTGCGTGTGACTCTCGTCGACCGAGTTCATCGCGCCACCTCCGTTCC
Proteins encoded in this region:
- a CDS encoding VOC family protein — protein: MERVLGIGGYFIRAADPAALGAWYRDCLGLELDATGVWQQEAGPTVFAPFEAETDYFGSRTQQVMLNFRVRDLDAMLAQLRARGAEVADDVQDMAGVGRFGWVTDPEGNRVELWQPA
- a CDS encoding response regulator; the protein is MIRVLVVEDEPVAAEAHRVYVERLPGFSVAGVVHSGGEALRFCEREPVDLVLLDFYLPDTHGLAVCRSLRAAGLPIDVIAVTSARDLGLVKAAVSAGVVQYLLKPFTFATLREKLERYAEFRDASGEVTGQAEIDRALGALRTTEQPPLPKGMSVQTLEAIRDALSGAAEGLSAAAAASAIGASRVTARRYLEYLADNGLAQREPRYGQVGRPEVWYRLTHV
- a CDS encoding ATP-binding protein, with product MLCVLAGAGITFAWLDARRAVEENARDQVRAIAEAVADAPTVASAAGSANPSATLQPFAVRVQADTGVDFITIMSPDGIRYTHPNPALIGRHYIGTIEQAQRGQEHTETYTGSLGPSVRTVVPVFGPGQRVVALVAVGITVAAITAELRERLWPLFGVAGAVLVVGVLGGWLISARLRRQTRGIAPDELSNLFEYHEAVLHSVREGVLLVGRDGRIRLCNDGARTLLGLDTDPVGRDLASLGLRDELAHALTSAEHRAEELHLTDSRVLLVSTTAVRSGGRAQGTVVVLRDHTELQTLTGELTTARGLAEALRSQAHEAANRLHTVVSLVEIGKPEQAVEFATAELAFAQELTDRVVGAVAEPVLAALLLGKAAEASERGVELTITPDTVIDDVSPGIEARDLVTILGNLIDNGLEAAVRGTGHPKVVVTARSGEDGLLLRVADSGPGVPEDVDVFRRGWSTKAGDGHGLGLALVGQAVRRYGGTVDVGRDTGAVFTVRLPRQEADR
- a CDS encoding cation:dicarboxylate symporter family transporter produces the protein MPTPPTPDTAPRRRDKTHYLYLAVIVAVLLGILVGFLFPGFAKGLKPLGDGFVNLIKMMISPIIFCTIVIGVGSVAKAAKVGKVGVLALGYFIVMSTFALAIGLVVGNILHPGTGLHLNPADVKSVQKSASGAEGPVDFLLGIIPKTFVSAFTEGQVLQTLLVALLVGFALQKLGPKGAPILRGVEHLQRLVFRVLAMIMWAAPIGAFGAIAAVVGATGWAALKSLAVIMIGFYVTCLVFVFVVLGIVLWLGARVNIWHLLRYLGREFLLILSTSSSESALPRLIAKMEHLGVDKSVVGITVPTGYSFNLDGTAIYLTMATLFVAAAQDEPLSIGAQIGLLVFMIIASKGAAGVSGSGIATLASGLQSHRPELVNGVGFILGIDRFMSEARALTNFAGNAVATVLIGNWTKEFDREQARRVFAGQAPFDEATMVDEERRPEPAPAAAR
- a CDS encoding winged helix-turn-helix transcriptional regulator, producing MSQGNIDVPVQVTEIDPEKLDVCTVLEVINRISGKWAIGILLEAIRGPVRFTELERSVEGISRRMLTLTLRNLERDGLLKRTIYPTVPPRVEYEATPMAKELYQSLNGLLGWAERHRDDIAAARVAYDAV
- a CDS encoding DHA2 family efflux MFS transporter permease subunit; amino-acid sequence: MAENHPTRSRGLALAVLCAASLMVVLDSSIVAVALPAIQADLGFTPAGLAWVVTAYLVAFGGLLLISGRLGDLAGRRRVFLGGLGLFTAASLVAGLATDAGVLVVSRFVQGVGGALASAVVLGMIVTMYPEPRARAKAIGVYSFTQAAGASIGLIAGGALTQALSWHWTFYVNLPIGVAALLLAVRVVEPDRGTGLRAGLDVLGAVLVTAAVMLGVYGISSSAWGAQVAALGLLAAFVVRQAKARTPLLPLRLFRIRAVTGANLVMVLMVAGMLGFQFVTALYLQQVLGLDALRTGVAFLPVPLVIAVASLGFADKLAARFGRRAVLLSGLGLVIAGLLLLTQAGDDYFTGVLPPLLVMGLGAGAALPALMGLAMSDVDGADAGVASGLINTTQQVGAAIGTAVLATVAAARTSSLSGVDHREALASGFRLAYGVSAGFLLAAVALGALVLTRRSRRVPAPEVCVAGQA
- a CDS encoding SRPBCC family protein, whose protein sequence is MTDARYRFRSEWLLPGIAPGRVFGAVTDVAGYPRWWSDVRAVRRVDDDTAELVCRSRLPFRLVVRMHRDHQDERAGLMRVRLSGDLDGVLAGAVRAAGAGTLLEITQEVQARKELLRRLDAVARPLFRANHALMMRRGHRGLRTYLS
- a CDS encoding anti-sigma factor family protein, with the protein product MNSVDESHTQLGAYALGALDPAEAADFERRHLQTCAQCRFDLNDLVALRDSLDEVPPEAFLDGPPEGGDLLLQKTLRRVREEEAAAPARSGRSGRSSRRGLALVAAAVLVVAALGGGILVGRQTSSTDIAVPIPSTVVPGTKDVRATDSATGVQLAASVSPFQGWVRVNVAVKGVQAGEKCLLQVTTKGGRAVTAGSWQVSEKWESQGFSLDGSALVAPDDVKSVDIVTVDGRKLVSAQV